A genomic segment from Janibacter sp. DB-40 encodes:
- a CDS encoding MFS transporter encodes MEPSPAVLPARVRRGYGLGSVVTGAFPTVPGLLLLPYLTDRLGIAAGLAGLIVLLPKAWDVLLNPVAGRISDRSTHPEGRRRPFLLRGGIALAFFFALLFAGPTAPPALAGAWVVVVFLACASAYAFFQVPYVAMPSELTRDYGERTRLMTWRVVVLALAILVSGGLSPALRDALGPPWGYRAVGIFVGLLILGGAVGAWWATKGVAPVLHVTASGSLRDQLRVVARARDFRALLLTYSVQALATGVMLAGVDYTARWVLGSPGASTYLFVAFVAPALVVTPLWERMGTRAGKRPGFVAATVCFGVGALLVWVLRDHGIVAIAGAIALVGVGYAGAQMFPLAMLPDAAAVDADRTGENRVGVYTGVWTAVETLGLAFGPGVYALVLMAGGYVSSTGGAVDQPDSAVTAIVLGFSVLPALLFFASLLLLRHYRIDEAAVVAAGKDLS; translated from the coding sequence ATGGAGCCATCACCGGCGGTGCTGCCGGCGCGGGTGCGGCGCGGTTACGGCCTGGGGTCGGTGGTCACGGGCGCCTTCCCCACCGTGCCCGGGCTCCTGCTCCTGCCGTACCTGACCGATCGGCTGGGGATCGCCGCGGGGCTGGCCGGCCTGATCGTGCTGCTGCCCAAGGCCTGGGACGTCCTGCTCAACCCGGTCGCGGGACGCATCTCCGACCGCAGCACCCACCCGGAAGGACGGCGTCGTCCGTTCCTGCTGCGGGGCGGGATCGCCCTCGCGTTCTTCTTCGCGCTCCTCTTCGCCGGGCCGACCGCGCCGCCCGCACTCGCCGGCGCCTGGGTGGTCGTGGTCTTCCTCGCCTGCGCCAGTGCCTACGCCTTCTTCCAGGTCCCGTACGTGGCGATGCCCTCCGAGCTGACGCGGGACTACGGCGAACGGACCCGCCTGATGACCTGGCGGGTGGTCGTGCTGGCCCTGGCGATCCTCGTCTCCGGTGGTCTGTCCCCGGCCCTGCGGGACGCGCTGGGCCCGCCGTGGGGCTATCGCGCGGTCGGGATCTTCGTCGGTCTGCTCATCCTCGGCGGGGCCGTGGGCGCGTGGTGGGCGACGAAGGGGGTCGCGCCCGTCCTCCACGTCACCGCCAGCGGGTCACTGCGTGACCAGTTGCGCGTCGTCGCGCGGGCCCGGGACTTCCGCGCGCTGCTGCTGACGTACTCCGTCCAGGCGCTCGCGACCGGCGTCATGCTCGCGGGCGTCGACTACACCGCGCGCTGGGTCCTCGGGAGCCCGGGGGCCTCCACCTATCTCTTCGTCGCCTTCGTCGCACCGGCGCTCGTCGTCACCCCGCTGTGGGAACGGATGGGCACCCGCGCCGGCAAGCGGCCGGGCTTCGTCGCCGCCACGGTGTGCTTCGGCGTGGGTGCCCTGCTGGTGTGGGTCCTGCGTGACCACGGGATCGTCGCGATCGCGGGGGCGATCGCGCTCGTCGGCGTCGGCTACGCGGGCGCGCAGATGTTCCCGCTGGCGATGCTCCCCGACGCCGCGGCCGTCGACGCCGACCGCACGGGGGAGAACCGCGTCGGGGTCTACACCGGGGTGTGGACCGCGGTCGAGACCCTCGGTCTCGCCTTCGGCCCGGGGGTCTACGCCCTCGTGCTCATGGCCGGTGGCTACGTCTCCTCGACGGGAGGCGCCGTCGACCAGCCCGACTCGGCCGTGACCGCGATCGTCCTCGGTTTCAGCGTGCTGCCGGCGCTGCTCTTCTTCGCCTCCCTGCTCCTCCTGCGCCACTACCGGATCGACGAGGCGGCCGTGGTGGCCGCCGGGAAGGACCTGTCATGA
- a CDS encoding pyridoxal phosphate-dependent aminotransferase translates to MRQIRQSRKLKDVRYDVRGPILVEAQRLEAEGHKILKLNIGNTAPFGFEAPEAIVADMTRHLRGSQGYVDSKGIYSARTAVAQYYQSHGLKETKVEDVFIGNGVSELISMVLQAFVDDGNEILIPAPDYPLWTGAVSLAGGTPVHYRCDEDNGWNPDLADIESKITENTHAIVIINPNNPTGAVYSPETVRGLVDIARRHDLVVMADEIYEKIVFDDAVHHHAAEYAGDDVLCLTFSGLSKAYRVCGYRAGWVMISGPKHLAEDYLEGLTLLANMRMCSNVPAQHTIQTALGGYQSIDELIVPGGRYHDQIKLASRLLNEIPGVSCVEPRGALYCFPRLDPEVYPIEDDQAFVIELLRAKKILVTHGTGFNWTEPDHFRLVTLPDEDVLTEAIGRIADFLETKRS, encoded by the coding sequence ATGCGCCAGATCCGCCAGAGCCGCAAGCTGAAGGACGTGCGTTACGACGTGCGCGGCCCCATCCTCGTCGAGGCCCAGCGTCTCGAGGCAGAGGGCCACAAGATCCTCAAGCTCAACATCGGCAACACCGCGCCCTTCGGCTTCGAGGCACCCGAGGCGATCGTCGCCGACATGACCCGCCACCTGCGCGGCTCGCAGGGGTACGTCGACAGCAAGGGCATCTACTCGGCGCGGACCGCGGTGGCGCAGTACTACCAGTCGCACGGACTGAAGGAGACGAAGGTCGAGGACGTCTTCATCGGCAACGGCGTCTCCGAGCTGATCTCGATGGTGCTGCAGGCCTTCGTGGACGACGGCAACGAGATCCTCATCCCGGCGCCCGACTACCCGCTGTGGACCGGGGCGGTCTCGCTCGCCGGCGGCACGCCGGTGCACTACCGCTGCGACGAGGACAACGGGTGGAACCCCGACCTCGCGGACATCGAGTCGAAGATCACCGAGAACACCCACGCGATCGTGATCATCAACCCGAACAACCCGACCGGCGCGGTCTACTCGCCGGAGACCGTGCGCGGTCTCGTCGACATCGCCCGGCGGCACGATCTCGTGGTCATGGCGGACGAGATCTACGAGAAGATCGTCTTCGACGACGCCGTCCACCACCACGCCGCGGAGTACGCCGGCGACGACGTCCTGTGCCTCACCTTCTCCGGGCTGTCCAAGGCCTACCGCGTGTGCGGCTACCGCGCCGGCTGGGTGATGATCTCCGGCCCCAAGCACCTCGCCGAGGACTACCTCGAGGGCCTGACCCTGCTGGCCAACATGCGGATGTGCTCCAACGTCCCTGCCCAGCACACGATCCAGACCGCGCTCGGCGGGTACCAGTCGATCGACGAGCTCATCGTGCCGGGTGGGCGCTACCACGACCAGATCAAGCTCGCCTCACGGTTGCTCAACGAGATCCCGGGCGTCTCGTGCGTCGAACCACGGGGGGCGCTCTACTGCTTCCCCCGGCTGGACCCGGAGGTGTACCCGATCGAGGACGACCAGGCCTTCGTCATCGAGCTGCTGCGGGCGAAGAAGATCCTCGTCACCCACGGAACCGGCTTCAACTGGACCGAGCCGGACCACTTCCGCCTCGTCACCCTGCCGGACGAGGACGTCCTCACCGAGGCCATCGGGCGCATCGCGGACTTCCTCGAGACCAAGCGGTCGTGA
- a CDS encoding CrcB family protein: MTEGGTRLAVAAGGAVGTLGRWLVDGSLPEAGPGWGWATLTVNVTGALAMGLLVAWLAARVRHSLVRPFAAVGLLGGWTTYSTFVLDAHAIIGGDGLGRAVGYVLATLLLGVGASLGGLLAGERWFGVSPERADRMVEEEEL, encoded by the coding sequence ATGACGGAAGGGGGGACCCGCCTGGCCGTCGCGGCCGGCGGCGCCGTCGGCACGCTCGGTCGGTGGCTGGTCGACGGCTCGCTGCCCGAGGCCGGACCCGGGTGGGGGTGGGCGACGCTCACCGTCAACGTCACCGGTGCCCTCGCGATGGGCCTGCTCGTGGCCTGGCTGGCGGCCCGGGTCAGGCATTCGCTGGTACGGCCCTTCGCCGCCGTCGGCCTGCTCGGTGGGTGGACGACGTACTCGACCTTCGTGCTGGATGCGCACGCGATCATCGGTGGGGACGGTCTCGGCCGGGCCGTCGGCTACGTCCTCGCCACTCTGCTCCTCGGCGTGGGCGCCAGCCTGGGCGGCCTGCTCGCCGGCGAGCGGTGGTTCGGGGTGTCCCCAGAGAGGGCCGACCGCATGGTCGAGGAGGAGGAGCTGTGA
- a CDS encoding CrcB family protein, which yields MTWLLVVIGGALGALARHEVTTRGRSRGATVAGATMLVNLPGSLLLGLVAGIVTSGGPDWLLPLLGVGFCGGFTTFASHAVEVAAALQERRLRQALTDLVLSLVLGLVLVSLGWWLTT from the coding sequence GTGACCTGGCTGCTCGTCGTCATCGGTGGCGCGCTGGGTGCCCTGGCCCGGCACGAGGTGACCACGCGCGGGCGGAGCAGGGGTGCCACCGTCGCGGGAGCGACGATGCTCGTCAACCTGCCCGGGTCGCTCCTGCTCGGCCTCGTGGCCGGGATCGTGACCTCCGGTGGCCCCGACTGGCTCCTCCCTCTGCTCGGGGTCGGCTTCTGCGGTGGCTTCACGACCTTCGCCAGTCACGCGGTGGAGGTGGCGGCGGCCCTGCAGGAGAGACGACTTCGGCAGGCGCTGACCGACCTCGTGCTCAGCCTCGTGCTCGGGCTGGTGCTGGTCTCGCTCGGCTGGTGGCTCACCACCTGA
- a CDS encoding MarR family transcriptional regulator, with the protein MTDRDPIAEAHQQWVSHGWTDAADGMALVTSITRAQQLLVERVEDVLRPYGLTFARYEILRLLAFSRRRSMAMSRLGSLLQVHATSVTSAVDRLEKQGLVERLRLQRDRRVILASLTTKGVEIVEAATADLNDTVFTSPGLDPAQVGAATELLTSLRSAHGDTVSAPPRTSVEGRAREGATRLGE; encoded by the coding sequence ATGACGGACCGGGACCCGATCGCCGAGGCGCACCAGCAGTGGGTGTCGCACGGCTGGACGGACGCCGCGGACGGCATGGCCCTGGTCACCTCGATCACGCGGGCGCAGCAGCTGCTCGTCGAGCGGGTCGAGGACGTGCTGCGGCCGTACGGGCTGACCTTCGCGCGCTACGAGATCCTGCGCCTGCTCGCCTTCAGCCGCCGCCGGTCCATGGCGATGAGCCGGCTCGGGTCGCTCCTGCAGGTCCATGCGACGAGCGTGACCAGCGCCGTCGACCGCCTGGAGAAGCAGGGCCTCGTCGAGCGGCTCCGTCTCCAGCGTGACCGGCGGGTCATCCTCGCCTCCCTCACGACGAAGGGGGTCGAGATCGTCGAGGCGGCCACGGCCGACCTCAACGACACGGTCTTCACCTCCCCCGGCCTCGACCCGGCCCAGGTGGGCGCCGCGACCGAGCTGCTCACCTCCCTTCGCTCCGCCCACGGGGACACGGTGAGCGCCCCACCCCGGACCTCGGTGGAGGGTCGGGCCCGAGAGGGCGCGACCCGACTCGGGGAGTGA